In Bradyrhizobium sp. WD16, the genomic stretch GTGCCCGCGATCAGGCTGCCGAGGAGCGTGGCGGCGACAATAAGTTTCATGGAGCATTTCCTTTGTTGGACTCCGCACAACTGCGGGCGTGACGAACGTTGGCGAGGATCGGCGGCATTGTGGTCATGATGTGACCGTTGTCCGGATCCGATCTGGTTCGCTGCAGCGTCGCATCGTCGCAGTGAATGGCCCATGAACGGCGCGGTCACGGCGTGGCAAGGAATCCGAGCAGGGCCTTGTTGAACTCGGCCTCGGCTTCGAGAAACACCAGGTGCCCCACGCCCGGGACCACCTGGGCCTTGGCGTTCGGCATTGCCTTGGCGAAGCTCTGGGCCAGCTCGGCGTTCTGGCCCATCTTGGGGCGCAGGGCTTCGGGCGCGTTCGGGCGGCCCGGGGCGTTATGATCATTTTCGCCCATGAGGAAAAGCGTCGGCTGGGTGATCAGCGCGATCTCGTGGGCGACCGGTTCGCGATAGATCATCTGTGCCGAGCTGACGAAGGCGCGCAGCCAGCGCGGATAGTCCGCCGCGCCCTTGATGTTGAAGCGGGCGTCGATGAACGGCGTGATCGCCTCCGGCGGCAAGGTCAGCGAGTAGTTCGTGACCAGTTGCTTGCGGTAGGCCTCGGCCGTCAACCGGTCCTCGTTTTCCAGAATCTTTTCAGTCGGGGTTGGCGGGACATATCGGCGATAGTCCTCTAGGCCGATCGGCGCCACCAACATGAGGCGGTGGAGGCGATCGGGATAGGCGCGGGCGATCCGCACGGCCAGCATGCCGCCGAGCGAATGGGCGACGATGTCAACGTCATTGAGCTGCAGATGGTCGAGCAGGGCGATCGTATTGCGGGCCAGCGTGTCGAAATGGAGTTCGCCCGTCGGCTTGGCGGACTTGCCGAAGCCGATCTGGTCGGGGACGACCACGCGATAGCCCGCGGAAGCAAGCGTCTTGATCACCGGCGCCCAATAACTCGAGGGGAAATTCCGCCCGTGCAGCAGCAACACGGTGCGGCCGTTCGGCGCTGCGGTCGGCGCAACATCCATGAAGGCCATACGAAGCTGTTCGCCGTCATTGGCGACGTTGAACATCTCGACCGGATAGGGATAGGCGAAGCCTTCGAGGCCAATGCCGTAGGGCTCCCGCACGGTCGCTTTGCTGAGTGCGGCGGGCGGGCGCGGGGTGTCCTCGGCCAATGCTGGCGTGAGCAGGAGGGCGAGGACAAGGACAGCGGTCGGCGATTGCATCGGAAACTCCAGGATGATCCAGCGAATGCCGAGCTTACGCAAAAAGAAACATGGCGGCCATGCACTGGCCGTCACGTTCGCTTCATGAATGCCATCGCCGAGATCACCGATTGGGCGTTCCCGGTCCCGCCGGTGACGGATTGGCCGGCGCGGCTGGCGTGTTCGCGGCGGTCGAAGACGGCGGGTTCGATGATGAATTCGATGCGGTGTGGCTGACGCCATAGAGTACGGCTCCGACGATCAGGATCGCAGCGATGGCGTAGGCGGCGACGCGGCCGGGGCTCGAAGGCCCTTCGGCGAGTTCGGGGTCAGGCTGCAATTCGTTGTCCATGCGGGGAGGCAATTCATTCGGCGTCCGGTAATCGGCGTCGGGATCACGCGGAAAGGCCATGCTGTCCTCACGGGCTGTTGGTCTCGGTCAGTGTTGTCAATGGCCTCGCATATTGCCGGTTCCTCTCTCGCTTGCGACACTCACGTCAGCGCGTTTCGTGCAGCGCTGAATCTTCCGCAGGTGCGTAATGGGCGTGATGTCCAACTACGGTCCGTGCGATCCAGGTGTCGAGGTGGTAATAGACGTAGAACGACAGGGAAATTGCCAACATCGCCGCAAGCCCAAGCAGCGCCTTGCTCGGCTTGACCCGGTTTTGATCAGGACAGGCAAAGGGTGAGGGTTCCAGGCCGACGGAACTCGCGCTGCCTTCCACCGGCACATCTTTCGGCGCGACGAACGCGCGGCGCTCGGTCTGCGATGGAGAGTTGTTCATATCGCCTCCCGCGTGTGTTTCCTCCATCTCGAGAACGGGCGCAGGACCGGCGCTGTTCCATGGAGCGCATGGTCTGCCTTGGCTCTTATCCGGAACACTTCGGGCATGGCAGACGTTGTGCCCAATTGCGCGGGTCTGGGGGTGAAGGCTCTCGCAGCGTATGGATCTGCCGGGGCGGGGTTAAATCACATGAAGAGTGCAAGTGAGAGGCTGCCGACCGGGATCGCAGGATTGGATGCGGTCCTCGGCGGCGGAGTCATCGACGGCGGCATCTACATCATCCAGGGCGCCCCGGGCGCGGGGAAGACGATCCTCGGCAATCAGATCTGTTTCGCCCACGGAGCGCACGGGCGGCGCGCGCTTTACGTGACGCTGCTGGCCGAAAGCCACTCGCGCACGGGAGCGTGACGTGAAGACGGTGCTGGTGGTCGAGGACGAATGGGCGATCGCCGACTGGCTCGAGCTGATGCTCGGCGAGAATGGCTTCCATGTGCTGCTGGCCGGCAATGGCCGTCAGGCCCTCGATATCCTGCATCACGAGACGCCCGATGTGGTGTTGACCGACTTCATGATGCCGTTCGTGGACGGCGGCGGGCTCATGGCAGCGATGGCCGAGGACCCGCGAACCCGATCCATACCGGTCGTGGTGATGACCTCGCTGCTTGAGAGTGCGGTGCGGGAGCGCGCGACCAGTTACCGGGCTGTGCTGCGCAAGCCGTTCCGCGAGGCGGATCTGCTCGAGGTGCTCGGCGACGTCCTTGGCGGCGGGGAGCGAGCAGCGGAGCCGAGCTGAATTTTCAGTCGCCGGCGAGGGCCTTGGCGACACAAGGCGAAACCGGCGAGCCGGCTTGCGGAAACGAAATTGCGAAACCACATCAAGAGTCTGGCGAGATCCGAATCTTGATGCGAGGCGGCCTGGAAGCGACATAGACTGTTGTCGGATTCGGCAGGCATCCGCGCCAGCCGCAACAAAAAGCCGGGAAGAGCGCTTCAATGGGTATTAATCAAGGGCCGATCAGCCTCGACCAGAAATACACGCAGGCGTCGGGGCATGTCTTCATGACCGGAATCCAGGCGCTGGTCCGCCTGCCGATGGCCCAGATCCGCCGCGACCGCGCCCAGGGACTGAACACCGCCGCCTTCGTCTCGGGCTATCGCGGTTCGCCGCTCGGCGGCTACGACCAGCAGCTGATGGCCGCCCGGGCGCACCTCGCGCAATACGACGTCAAGTTTCAGCCCGGCGTGAACGAGGATCTTGCCGCGACCGCCATCTGGGGCTCCCAGCAGCTCCACCTTTCGCCCGGCGCCCAGCGCGACGGCGTCGTCGGCATCTGGTACGGCAAGGGCCCCGGCGTCGACCGCTGCGGCGACGTCTTTCGCCACGGCAATGCGGCGGGCTCGGCGAAACATGGCGGGGTGCTCTGCCTCGCCGGCGACGACCACGGCGCCAAGTCTTCGACGGTGCCGCATCAGTCCGACCACGCCTTCGTCGCCGCCTTGATGCCTTTCCTCTATCCCTCGAGCGTCCACGAGATGATCGAGATGGGCCTGCTCGGTATCGCCATGTCGCGCTATTCGGGTTGCTGGGTCGGCATGAAAGTGATCACTGAGACAGTGGAGACCACAGCCGAGATCGACCTTACCGACGAGATGAAGCCATTCGTGATCCCGTCGGATTTCGAGCTGCCGCCGGACGGGTTGAACCTGCGCTGGCCCGATGATCGCTTCGCTCAGGATCGTCGGCTGCAGGACTACAAGGGCTTCGCTGCGATCGCCTTCGCCCGCGCCAACCGCGTCAACCGCGTCACCATGGACTCGCCCAAGGCACGCTACGGCATCATGGCTTCCGGCAAGAGCTATGAGGATGTCCGCCAGGCCCTGCGTGAACTCGGCATCACCGAGGAGGTCGCTGGCAGGATCGGCCTGCGGCTCGGCAAGATCGGCATGCCCTGGCCGCTGGACCCGGTCTGGGTGCGCGAATTCGCCGTCGGCCTCGAGGAGATCCTCGTCGTCGAGGAGCGGCGCGAGATCGTCGAGAACCAGGTCAAGTTCGAGCTGTTCGGCTGGCGCGACGACGTCCGGCCGCGCGTCGTCGGCAAGATGGACAATCGCGACAAGCGCTTCTTCCCGTTTTCACAGGAGCTCAGCGTCGCACTGATCGCGACGTCGCTGGTCGACCGGCTTTTGATGCTCGATCTCAACCCTGAAATCGTCGCTATGCTGCGCGCCAAGGCCGACTGGTTCCACGGCCGCGAAGCCTCGCAGGTGCAGGCGGTGGCTCCTGTCACCCGCACGCCCTATTTCTGCTCGGGCTGCCCGCACAACACCTCGACCAAGGTGCCGGAAGGCAGTCGCGCGATGGCCGGCATCGGCTGTCATTTCATGGCGCAGTGGATGGATCGCAGTACCGAGACCTTCACCCAGATGGGCGGGGAGGGGGTGCCCTGGACGGCGATCGCGCCCTTCACCAACGAGAAGCACATCTTCGTCAACCTCGGCGACGGCACCTATTTCCATTCCGGCAGCCTTGCGATCCGCCAGGCACTCGCCGCCAAGGTCAATATCACCTACAAGATCCTTTATAACGATGCCGTCGCCATGACCGGTGGCCAGCACGTGGACGGTGACCTCTCGCCCCAGCAGATCACCTTCCAGCTCCACAGCGAAGGACTGCGCAACATCTATCTCGTCTCGGAAAGCCCCGACGTCTATCCGGCTTCCGATCTCGCTCCCGGGGTCAAGCTCGCCCACCGCGACGAACTCGATACGGTGATGCGCACCTTGCGCGACACCCCGGGCTGTTCGGCCATTGTCTTCGTCCAGACCTGCGCGGCCGAGAAGCGCCGCCGCCGCAAGCGCGGTCTGCTCGAGGATCCGGCGCGGCGGGTGGTGATCAACGCCGCCGTCTGTGAAGGCTGCGGTGACTGTTCGGTGCAGTCGAACTGCATTTCGGTGGAGCCGCTGGAAACCGAACTCGGCCGCAAGCGCACCATCAACCAGTCGAGCTGCAACAAGGACTTCTCCTGCCTGAAGGGCTTCTGCCCGTCCTTCGTCACCGTCGAGGGTGGCCGGCTGCGCAAGCGAGCGCCGCTCGACCCCTCGGCCATCGGCGATCTGCCGCCGGTGCCGGCGCTGCAGCCGCTGGATCGGCCCTACAACATCGCGGTGGGCGGCGTCGGCGGCACCGGCGTCCTCACCATTGGCGCGTTGCTCGGCATGGCCGCTCATGTCGAGGGCAAGGCCAGCATGATCCTCGACATGTCCGGCCTCGCCCAGAAGGGCGGCGCCGTGCTCAGCCACGTACGGATCTCGCAGAATCCGGCCGAGGTGACCTGCTCGCGCATCGTCACCGGCACGGCCGATCTTTTGATCGCCGCCGACGAGGTGGTCGCGATCGCCAAGGAGACCATTACGCTCTGCGAGACCGAGCGCACTCACGGCATCATCAATACCCATCTGATCCCGATCGCCGATTTCATCCGCAACCGGGACTTCGATTTTCAGCGCCGCAAGGTCGATGCCGTGCTGGAGAGTGCGATCCGCAAGGATTCCATTTTCCTCGACTTCACCCATGCCGCAGAAGCGCTGCTCGGCGATTCCATCGCCACCAACGTGATGATGCTGGGCTATGCCTGCCAGCGGGGGCTGCTGCCGGTCGGGCCCGAGGCGATCGCCAAGGCGATCGAGCTCAACGGCGTTTCGGTGAAGATGAATTCGCTGGCCTTCGCCCTCGGCCGGCTCGCCGCCGCCGATCCGGAGCGGCTCCACGCGATGCTCAAGGACGAGGCCGCCGCGCCCAAGTCCCTCGACGAGCTGACTCTCGACGAGATCATCGCCCATCGCAGCGCACTGCTGCGCGATTACCAGAACTCCCGGCTTGCCGGCCGCTATCAGCGTCTGGTCGGCAAGGTGCGCAAGGCCGCCGATGACGGTGGCTACGGCGAGGCGCTGCCGCGGGCCGTCGCCATCAGCTATGCCAAGCTGCTTGCCTACAAGGACGAATATGAGGTGGCGCGGCTCTATACCGACGGCCGTTTCGCGGCCAGCGTCGCCGAGCAGTTCGAGGGTGATTTCACCCTTAAATTCCATCTGGCGCCGCCGCTGCTGTCGTCGGGCACCGATCCGCTCGGCCGGCCGCGCAAGCGGCAGTTCGGTCCCGCCATGATGCGCGGCTTCAAATGGCTCGCCCGTTTCAAATTCCTGCGCGGCACGCCATTCGATCCGTTCGGTTACTCGGCGGATCGCAAGCTGGAGCGGCAGCTGGTCGCCGACTACGAGCGCGATGTGGAGACGGTACTCGCCAAGCTGGCGCCACAGACCGTCGATGCGGCGGTCGCTCTGCTCGCTCTGCCGGAGACCATTCGCGGCTACGGCCCGATCAAGGACAAGGCGGCGAGCGAGGCGCGTCGCCGCCGCAGCGAATTGCTGGCTGCCGTCGACGAGCCGGCGCCGGTGGCGCCACGTCAGCTGGCGGCGGAGTAGGAGGATTCCCTCAGCCGCGTCAGCCTCTGAGCCCACCACTGCACGCATACGCCTATTCCGTTTCGCGTGGCGGAATAGGGCGCGCCTGATCCTGCTTGCCATTCCCTCGTCGGCGGTTCACAAAATCCGGAATGCTTCAGGGAGCAACCGGAGAGGGAATTGGGCATCAAGGGCAAGGCGTATATCGCCGGCATCTACGAACATCCGACGCGCCATGCGCCCGACAAGTCGATCGCGCAGCTCCATGCCGAGTGCGCCGCCGGCGCGCTGGCCGATGCCGGCCTGACCAAGGACGACGTCGACGGCTATTTCTGCGCCGGCGACGCACCGGGCGGGCCGATGGCCATTGCCGATTACATGGGCCTGAAGCTGCGCCATTTCGACGGAACGGATTCCGGTGGCTGCTCCTACATCATCCATCTCGGTCATGCTGCGGAGGCGATCGCCGCCGGCCGCTGTTCGGTGGCGCTGATCACGCTCGCCGGCAAGCCGCGCACCGCCGCACCGCCGCCCCGGGCGGTCGGGCCCGAACTCGATTTCGAGGCCGCCTATGGCGCTACCACCCACAACGTCTACGCCATGTGCGCGCTGCGCCACATGCACGAATTCGGCACCACCAGCGAGCAACTGGCCTGGGTCAAGGTCGCGGCCTCGCACCACGCCCAGTACAATCCGCATGCGATGCTTCGCGAGGTGGTCACCGTCGATGACGTGATTCAGTCGCCGATGATCGCCGATCCGCTGCACCGCCTCGACTGCTGCGTCGTCACCGATGGCGGCGGCGCCGTCATCGTCACCACGCCCGAGATCGCGAAAAGCCTGAAGCGGCCGCTCGTCCGTCTGATCGGCGCCGGCGAGGCACTCAAGGGCCCACGCGGCGGAAAGTCGCTGGATTTGACCCATTCGGCCGCGGTGTGGTCGGCGCCGCCGGCCTACGCCGAGGCGGACGTGACACCCAAGGACATCAAATATGCCTCCGTCTACGATAGCTTTACCATCACCGTGGTGATGCAGCTCGAGGATCTCGGCTTCTGCAAGAAGGGCGAGGGTGGCAAGTTCGTCGCCGACGGCAATCTGATCTCCGGGGTCGGCAAATTGCCCTGGAACACCGATGGCGGCGGTTTGTGCAGCAACCATCCGGTCAACCGCGGCGGCATGACCAAGATCCTCGAGGCGGTGCGGCAGCTTCGCGGCGAGGCCCATCCCAAGGTGCAGGTGGCCAATTGCGACCTCGCCCTGGTGCACGGCACCGGCGGCATGCTCGGCATCCGCCACGGTGCCTCGACCGCGATCCTGGAGCGCGTGTGATGAGCGACGTGAAGTATCCCGCCCCGCAGGGCAATCCCGAGACCAAGCCGTTCTGGGATGCAGCCGCGCAAGGCAAATTCCTGATCAAGCGCTGCCTCGCCTGCAAGGAGCCGCACTACTTCCCGCGGGCGATCTGCCCGTTCTGCTTCTCTGGTGAGACCGCCTGGGAGGAGAGTTCGGGCGAGGGCGAGATCTACACCTTCAGCATCATGCGCAAGTCGCCGATCGGGCCCTACGCCATCGGCTATGTGACGCTGAAGGAAGGCCCTTCGCTGCTGACGAATTTCGTCGATTGCGATTTTGCCAAGCTGAAGATCGGGGCCAAGGTCAAGGTGGTGTTCAAGCCGACCGACGGGGCACCGCTGCCGTTCTTCACCACAGCCTGAACAGGTCAGGCGACAGAGCGGGGGCAACCCGCCCATCATCGAAACGGAGGAAACGCCCGATGGCCATCGATTACCCGGCAATCCTGTCGATGAAGCGGGAAGGCGAGGCCTATGCGTATACCGATCGCGAGGTGATGCTCTACGCGGTCGGCATCGGCATGGGCGCCGATCCCATGGACGAGCGTGAACTCGGCTTCGTCAACGAGGCGGCGTTTCATCCGCGACCACTGAAGGTGATGCCGACTTTCGCGTCGGTCGCGGCCTGGGGTGCCGGGCCCGGCGATCTCGGCATCAACCGCCTGCTGCTGGTGGACGGCGAACGCGACATCAGCTTCCATCGGCCGCTGCCGGTGGCGGCGAAGATCACCGCCGATTCCCGCGTGGTCGCCGCCTATGACAAGGGCAAGGACAAGGGCGCGGTGATCATCCGCGAGACCGTGCTCAGGGATGAAAGTGGCGACAAGCTCGCCACGCTGGTGGGGGCCGCCTTCGCTCGGGGCGACGGCGGTTTCGGCGGTCCCTCGGACGGCCAGCCGCCGCCGCACAAGGTGCCGAGCCGCGCGCCGGATCGCTCGGTCGACATCGTGACGCGGCCGGACCAGGCGCTGACCTATCGGCTGTGCGGCGACCGCAACCCGCTGCATAGCGATCCCGAATTTGCCCGCCGGGCGGGTTTTCCCCGGCCGATCCTGCACGGCATGTGCACCTATGGCCTGACCTGCCGGGCGGTGCTGCAGACCTATGCCGATTACGACCCCGCAGCATTCCGCCGTCACGCTGTGCGCTTCTCCTCGCCGGTGTTTCCGGGCGAGACGGTGACCGTGGACCTCTGGAAGGACGGCGAGGTCGTCTCTTTCGAGGCAAGGGTGAGGGTGCGCAATGTGACTGTCATCAAGAACGGCATGACGGTTCTCGGATAGGGACGCACGACCATGACCTCAAACGCAGCGACCTCCGAGCCGAAGCCCCCAGCGACGGCCCGTCTTGCCGCCACCATCCTGCTGCTGCGCGAAACCGGTGGCGGCATGGAACTCTTCATGGTGGTGCGCCATCATGAGATCGATTTCGCTTCCGGCGCGCTGGTCTTTCCCGGTGGCAGTGTCGAGCCGGGCGATCGGACCCTCGCCGGCAAGGCCGAGCTTCTGACCATGACGGCTGGCCTCGACGAGGCGACGCTGGCGCTGCGCATTGCGGCGGTGCGCGAGACGTTCGAGGAATGCGGTATCCTGCTGGCGCGGCCGCG encodes the following:
- a CDS encoding indolepyruvate ferredoxin oxidoreductase family protein; amino-acid sequence: MGINQGPISLDQKYTQASGHVFMTGIQALVRLPMAQIRRDRAQGLNTAAFVSGYRGSPLGGYDQQLMAARAHLAQYDVKFQPGVNEDLAATAIWGSQQLHLSPGAQRDGVVGIWYGKGPGVDRCGDVFRHGNAAGSAKHGGVLCLAGDDHGAKSSTVPHQSDHAFVAALMPFLYPSSVHEMIEMGLLGIAMSRYSGCWVGMKVITETVETTAEIDLTDEMKPFVIPSDFELPPDGLNLRWPDDRFAQDRRLQDYKGFAAIAFARANRVNRVTMDSPKARYGIMASGKSYEDVRQALRELGITEEVAGRIGLRLGKIGMPWPLDPVWVREFAVGLEEILVVEERREIVENQVKFELFGWRDDVRPRVVGKMDNRDKRFFPFSQELSVALIATSLVDRLLMLDLNPEIVAMLRAKADWFHGREASQVQAVAPVTRTPYFCSGCPHNTSTKVPEGSRAMAGIGCHFMAQWMDRSTETFTQMGGEGVPWTAIAPFTNEKHIFVNLGDGTYFHSGSLAIRQALAAKVNITYKILYNDAVAMTGGQHVDGDLSPQQITFQLHSEGLRNIYLVSESPDVYPASDLAPGVKLAHRDELDTVMRTLRDTPGCSAIVFVQTCAAEKRRRRKRGLLEDPARRVVINAAVCEGCGDCSVQSNCISVEPLETELGRKRTINQSSCNKDFSCLKGFCPSFVTVEGGRLRKRAPLDPSAIGDLPPVPALQPLDRPYNIAVGGVGGTGVLTIGALLGMAAHVEGKASMILDMSGLAQKGGAVLSHVRISQNPAEVTCSRIVTGTADLLIAADEVVAIAKETITLCETERTHGIINTHLIPIADFIRNRDFDFQRRKVDAVLESAIRKDSIFLDFTHAAEALLGDSIATNVMMLGYACQRGLLPVGPEAIAKAIELNGVSVKMNSLAFALGRLAAADPERLHAMLKDEAAAPKSLDELTLDEIIAHRSALLRDYQNSRLAGRYQRLVGKVRKAADDGGYGEALPRAVAISYAKLLAYKDEYEVARLYTDGRFAASVAEQFEGDFTLKFHLAPPLLSSGTDPLGRPRKRQFGPAMMRGFKWLARFKFLRGTPFDPFGYSADRKLERQLVADYERDVETVLAKLAPQTVDAAVALLALPETIRGYGPIKDKAASEARRRRSELLAAVDEPAPVAPRQLAAE
- a CDS encoding MaoC/PaaZ C-terminal domain-containing protein, translated to MAIDYPAILSMKREGEAYAYTDREVMLYAVGIGMGADPMDERELGFVNEAAFHPRPLKVMPTFASVAAWGAGPGDLGINRLLLVDGERDISFHRPLPVAAKITADSRVVAAYDKGKDKGAVIIRETVLRDESGDKLATLVGAAFARGDGGFGGPSDGQPPPHKVPSRAPDRSVDIVTRPDQALTYRLCGDRNPLHSDPEFARRAGFPRPILHGMCTYGLTCRAVLQTYADYDPAAFRRHAVRFSSPVFPGETVTVDLWKDGEVVSFEARVRVRNVTVIKNGMTVLG
- a CDS encoding Zn-ribbon domain-containing OB-fold protein translates to MSDVKYPAPQGNPETKPFWDAAAQGKFLIKRCLACKEPHYFPRAICPFCFSGETAWEESSGEGEIYTFSIMRKSPIGPYAIGYVTLKEGPSLLTNFVDCDFAKLKIGAKVKVVFKPTDGAPLPFFTTA
- a CDS encoding thiolase domain-containing protein, translated to MGIKGKAYIAGIYEHPTRHAPDKSIAQLHAECAAGALADAGLTKDDVDGYFCAGDAPGGPMAIADYMGLKLRHFDGTDSGGCSYIIHLGHAAEAIAAGRCSVALITLAGKPRTAAPPPRAVGPELDFEAAYGATTHNVYAMCALRHMHEFGTTSEQLAWVKVAASHHAQYNPHAMLREVVTVDDVIQSPMIADPLHRLDCCVVTDGGGAVIVTTPEIAKSLKRPLVRLIGAGEALKGPRGGKSLDLTHSAAVWSAPPAYAEADVTPKDIKYASVYDSFTITVVMQLEDLGFCKKGEGGKFVADGNLISGVGKLPWNTDGGGLCSNHPVNRGGMTKILEAVRQLRGEAHPKVQVANCDLALVHGTGGMLGIRHGASTAILERV
- a CDS encoding ATPase domain-containing protein, with the translated sequence MKSASERLPTGIAGLDAVLGGGVIDGGIYIIQGAPGAGKTILGNQICFAHGAHGRRALYVTLLAESHSRTGA
- a CDS encoding response regulator — its product is MKTVLVVEDEWAIADWLELMLGENGFHVLLAGNGRQALDILHHETPDVVLTDFMMPFVDGGGLMAAMAEDPRTRSIPVVVMTSLLESAVRERATSYRAVLRKPFREADLLEVLGDVLGGGERAAEPS
- a CDS encoding alpha/beta fold hydrolase, translating into MQSPTAVLVLALLLTPALAEDTPRPPAALSKATVREPYGIGLEGFAYPYPVEMFNVANDGEQLRMAFMDVAPTAAPNGRTVLLLHGRNFPSSYWAPVIKTLASAGYRVVVPDQIGFGKSAKPTGELHFDTLARNTIALLDHLQLNDVDIVAHSLGGMLAVRIARAYPDRLHRLMLVAPIGLEDYRRYVPPTPTEKILENEDRLTAEAYRKQLVTNYSLTLPPEAITPFIDARFNIKGAADYPRWLRAFVSSAQMIYREPVAHEIALITQPTLFLMGENDHNAPGRPNAPEALRPKMGQNAELAQSFAKAMPNAKAQVVPGVGHLVFLEAEAEFNKALLGFLATP